One window of Zalophus californianus isolate mZalCal1 chromosome 3, mZalCal1.pri.v2, whole genome shotgun sequence genomic DNA carries:
- the LOC113920709 gene encoding 60S ribosomal protein L28-like, producing MSAHLRWMVVRNCSSFPIKRNKQTYSTEPNNLKARNSFRYNGLIHRKTVGVEPAADGKGVVVVMKRRSGQRKPATSYV from the coding sequence ATGTCCGCCCACCTGCGGTGGATGGTCGTGCGGAATTGCTCCAGCTTCCCGATCAAGAGGAACAAGCAGACCTACAGCACTGAGCCCAACAACCTGAAGGCTCGCAACTCGTTCCGCTACAACGGGCTGATTCACCGCAAGACCGTGGGCGTGGAGCCGGCGGCCGATGGTAAAGGTGTGGTGGTAGTCATGAAGCGGAGATCCGGCCAGCGGAAACCCGCCACCTCCTACGTTTGA